In Alnus glutinosa chromosome 7, dhAlnGlut1.1, whole genome shotgun sequence, the sequence cttttaaaatttaaaaatgacattTGAACCTTATAAGATATCAAATTGTGAAAGTCTGAACCTTACAAGCACTCCTAGCTTAACAACactttttgagaaaaaaaaaataataaataaatttaaatataaaattcttaaaactatttttacttttatgcgtaagaatattttttttggtgtttttgttaaATGCCATCTAAAAAGTTTACTCACACGAACACTAGCTAGTACATGTACTCTCTATCCTTATCTTTAGAGCTGAATATAAGAAACAACAACCACATGCGCGCAGGTTTAAATTAAAGCATATATAGAAATCCATATACTCAAGCCTGAACCAAAAATGATAACCTTCAAGTCTACTTCCCTAATCGTTCCAAGCGAGGCTACCCCAAATGGCCTATTACCGTTATCGGAGAGCGACCAAGCGATGCAGTGGACTCATGCGCCTCTCATCATCATTTACAAACCCAACAATAACAAAACCATACCATTTTCAATTGAGACAATGAAAAATTCCTTAAGCCGTGCATTGGTTCACTACTACCCACTAGCTGGCCGGCTACACTGGATCGAAGGAGGCCGACTGCAGCTTCATTGCAACGCCATGGGGGCGCAACTGTCGGAAGCTTACTCTGAAACAAAACTGGATGAATTTGGTGATTTTACACCTAACGGGATAATCCAACATCTTTTCCCTAGAATTGATTATACTACTACTTCAATTGAAGAGCAGCCTTTGTTTCTGGCGCAAGTAACAAGATTTCCTTGTGGTGGCCTTTGTGTTGGAACAGCCATATCACACATTGTGGCTGATGGACGGGCTGCAATGAACTTCACCAACGCATGGGCTAAGTTGGCTCGGGGAGAGGATCTGGGGTGCGATGAGATCCCATTTCACGATCGAACCATGTTGCGATCATGTGAAGCACCGCGTTCTGATCATATAGCGTTTACAAAACCACCACTCTTAATAGGTTGCTCCGACACTAAAGCAGAGCAAAAGAAGGAAACTAGTGCTGCCTTACTGAAAGTCACCAAAGAGCAAGTTGAGGAACTACAGAAGAAAGCCAATCAAAACATGGTACTGTCGGCACGACACTATACTAGGTACGAGGCTATCGCAGGCCACATCTGGAGGTGTGCATGTAAGGCACGTGCAGGCGATAATTGTC encodes:
- the LOC133873761 gene encoding hydroxycinnamoyl-CoA:piscidic acid hydroxycinnamoyltransferase-like, whose amino-acid sequence is MITFKSTSLIVPSEATPNGLLPLSESDQAMQWTHAPLIIIYKPNNNKTIPFSIETMKNSLSRALVHYYPLAGRLHWIEGGRLQLHCNAMGAQLSEAYSETKLDEFGDFTPNGIIQHLFPRIDYTTTSIEEQPLFLAQVTRFPCGGLCVGTAISHIVADGRAAMNFTNAWAKLARGEDLGCDEIPFHDRTMLRSCEAPRSDHIAFTKPPLLIGCSDTKAEQKKETSAALLKVTKEQVEELQKKANQNMVLSARHYTRYEAIAGHIWRCACKARAGDNCQPTRVRLGADGRNRFKPPLPQGYFGNAVFEAVTSTCLYADILSEPLGFAAGKLREAIERVTDEYIKSILDFITSQKDVGHLRKNFHIRGYTEAPFLGNPNVSIGSWISLPFYGVDFGWGKPVYVGPGILNSDGKVFIMPGPGDEGSLVIALCLQTQCMDSFKEIFYQDLIKNPSAK